In the Muricauda sp. MAR_2010_75 genome, one interval contains:
- a CDS encoding tetratricopeptide repeat protein, producing the protein MNKTRLLFGLLCCVGITYAQDEIVDKEAEKALRTSTNLTYEANEELTANDFITAEAVLRRAISKSKENVIAPFNLGNAYYNRESYGEAFGRYKQAGESAEEKPTKHKAFHNMGNVFMKNKEYEKAVEAYKEALRSNPNDDETRYNLALAKKMLEKQQDEQKNDQNQDNKDNQDQQDQDKDQNQDQNNEGDNDKQDEGKQNEDENKDKGDEGENGEDKPEENQKGDGDEKKEQEKKPNQGDQPEEQEQEQKPRPNQLSKQQIQNLLEAMQNEEKKVQEKMEAMKVKGKKIRNEKDW; encoded by the coding sequence ATGAATAAGACAAGATTGCTGTTCGGCCTTTTATGCTGTGTGGGAATTACCTATGCACAAGACGAAATTGTGGACAAAGAGGCTGAAAAAGCATTAAGGACTTCCACAAATCTCACTTACGAGGCCAATGAAGAACTTACCGCTAACGATTTTATAACGGCAGAAGCCGTTTTAAGAAGAGCTATATCAAAAAGCAAAGAAAATGTGATCGCCCCTTTTAATCTGGGAAATGCTTACTACAACCGGGAAAGTTATGGAGAAGCTTTTGGGCGATACAAACAGGCAGGTGAATCTGCAGAGGAAAAACCTACAAAGCACAAGGCCTTCCACAATATGGGCAACGTCTTCATGAAAAACAAGGAATATGAAAAAGCTGTGGAAGCCTATAAGGAGGCTTTGCGCAGTAACCCCAATGATGATGAGACCCGGTATAATCTAGCACTGGCCAAGAAAATGCTGGAAAAGCAACAAGACGAGCAAAAGAACGACCAGAACCAAGATAATAAGGACAATCAGGATCAGCAAGATCAAGACAAAGACCAGAACCAAGACCAAAACAACGAAGGGGACAACGACAAGCAGGACGAGGGAAAACAAAACGAGGACGAGAACAAGGATAAGGGTGATGAAGGTGAGAATGGGGAGGATAAGCCTGAAGAAAACCAAAAAGGAGACGGAGACGAGAAAAAAGAACAGGAGAAGAAACCCAATCAAGGAGATCAACCTGAAGAACAGGAACAGGAGCAAAAACCACGACCTAATCAGCTCTCCAAACAGCAAATACAGAATCTACTAGAGGCCATGCAAAACGAAGAGAAGAAGGTGCAGGAAAAAATGGAGGCCATGAAAGTAAAGGGCAAAAAAATTAGAAACGAAAAAGACTGGTAA
- a CDS encoding BatD family protein: MHRLRGKIALFLAAIFFVAHSSHAQDDEVSFEMNLSKEKLGINERLRVEFTMNKDGDNFTPPPFEGFKVVMGPSQSISSSWINGKRTFSKTYSYILVPTARGNFTINQATIEIGGETYKTLSKTVEVTAAVDKPSDQKTVDDVADESLHLVAEVSKGNPYLNEAVTVIYKLYVSPNISVTNYRPLDNPKYNNFWSQEIPVTKHTAQNGTYEGKPYRYVILKRMVLYPQKAGQLEIEPLSLEIFVDVPTNRRDFFGGRIYTQTSKTVSAGRRTINVKQLPESGKPANFGGAVGDFEFSVTASKTQLNASESLQAVVEVSGKGNLKLFQLPEPELPSSLEVYEPEYEENIQTYTSGMEGKVSNNYTIVPSFRGKYPIPSIPFSYFNPNTGKYVTLNSEEINIEVLEGPTSASSNAITGTPSNQQLVVPTGKQFHFIKLSPNLSPIGVNYFFGSNTFYLLLFAPLLLIPIAIFSFKKREAIARDVEGNKVKQANKLAKKYLSTAKKELGNKEAFYVALEKGLHNYLKAKLKIETSEFSKEKITSILQDKKIDTKDVEGFIALLKSCEMARYSPFSDVQMQNDYDKASEVISNLDKQL; encoded by the coding sequence ATGCACAGGTTGAGGGGCAAAATAGCGTTGTTTTTAGCTGCGATTTTTTTTGTGGCCCACTCTTCCCATGCCCAAGATGATGAGGTTTCCTTTGAGATGAACCTCAGCAAGGAAAAACTGGGCATTAACGAGCGGCTCCGGGTAGAATTTACCATGAACAAAGACGGGGACAATTTTACCCCACCTCCCTTTGAAGGATTTAAGGTGGTCATGGGACCTTCACAATCCATCAGTTCCTCATGGATCAATGGAAAGCGTACCTTCTCCAAAACCTATTCCTATATTTTGGTGCCTACGGCAAGGGGTAATTTTACCATAAATCAAGCTACCATAGAAATTGGTGGGGAAACCTATAAAACCCTTTCTAAAACTGTGGAGGTGACCGCCGCTGTGGACAAGCCCAGTGACCAAAAAACGGTGGACGATGTTGCGGATGAGAGTCTTCATTTAGTAGCGGAAGTTTCCAAAGGAAATCCATACCTCAATGAGGCAGTCACCGTCATTTATAAGCTGTATGTGAGTCCTAACATCAGTGTTACCAATTACAGACCGTTGGACAATCCCAAATACAATAATTTTTGGAGCCAAGAGATTCCAGTGACCAAGCATACGGCCCAAAATGGCACTTACGAAGGCAAGCCCTACAGATATGTCATCTTAAAAAGAATGGTACTTTATCCGCAAAAGGCGGGGCAGTTGGAAATTGAGCCTCTTTCCCTGGAAATTTTTGTGGACGTACCCACCAATCGTCGGGACTTTTTTGGAGGTCGAATCTATACACAGACCAGTAAAACGGTATCTGCAGGTAGAAGGACCATCAACGTAAAACAACTGCCTGAGAGTGGAAAACCGGCCAATTTTGGCGGTGCTGTTGGTGATTTTGAATTCTCTGTTACTGCCAGCAAGACCCAATTGAATGCTTCGGAATCGCTTCAGGCTGTGGTTGAGGTTTCGGGAAAAGGAAACCTAAAGCTCTTCCAGCTTCCAGAACCGGAACTTCCCAGCTCCCTTGAGGTATATGAACCCGAATACGAAGAAAATATTCAAACGTATACCTCTGGTATGGAGGGCAAGGTGAGCAACAACTATACGATTGTGCCTTCATTCAGGGGGAAATATCCCATCCCCAGCATTCCCTTCAGTTATTTCAATCCGAATACCGGGAAATATGTGACCCTAAACTCCGAGGAAATCAATATTGAGGTATTGGAAGGGCCAACCAGTGCCTCTTCCAACGCTATTACGGGAACGCCATCAAATCAGCAATTGGTAGTGCCCACCGGAAAACAATTCCACTTTATAAAGCTGAGCCCTAACCTTAGCCCCATTGGTGTAAATTATTTCTTTGGTTCCAACACCTTTTATTTGCTCCTGTTTGCTCCTTTACTGTTGATTCCAATCGCTATTTTTTCCTTTAAGAAAAGAGAAGCCATTGCCCGTGATGTGGAAGGTAACAAGGTGAAACAAGCCAACAAACTGGCCAAAAAATACCTATCCACCGCTAAAAAGGAACTGGGCAACAAAGAGGCCTTTTATGTGGCGTTGGAAAAGGGTCTGCACAATTATCTAAAGGCCAAACTAAAAATTGAAACCTCAGAGTTCAGTAAAGAGAAAATCACATCCATTTTACAGGACAAAAAAATTGACACAAAAGATGTGGAAGGTTTTATTGCTTTGCTAAAAAGTTGCGAAATGGCACGTTACAGCCCATTTTCTGATGTGCAAATGCAAAATGATTATGACAAGGCCAGCGAAGTAATCTCTAATTTGGACAAGCAATTATGA
- a CDS encoding tetratricopeptide repeat protein: MNLKKLIVVLGLFSFSLGFSQNESLFDQATEHYNKGEYSKAIENYKQILENGEHSAQLYFNLGNCYYKQNAIGPSIYYYEKALLLDPTDSEIINNLGYAQNMRLDAIEEMPKTEISQIYNTVVNLFSFDQWAYLAVTLIFLFVLAYLAYFFLRYANQKRIAFVTSIFSLALAVVCVLMAYLQFQGFKNDNPAIVFSKEVQVSSEPNYNSENVFTLHEGTKVNVMDHLDDWSKIRIADGQTGWLLTDNIKLLKDF; the protein is encoded by the coding sequence ATGAATCTAAAAAAGTTGATTGTTGTATTAGGTCTCTTTTCATTTTCCTTGGGGTTTTCCCAAAACGAGAGCCTATTTGACCAAGCCACAGAGCATTACAATAAAGGAGAATATTCCAAGGCCATAGAGAATTACAAGCAAATCCTGGAAAACGGTGAACATTCGGCACAACTTTATTTTAATCTTGGAAATTGCTACTACAAACAGAATGCCATAGGCCCCAGTATTTACTATTACGAAAAAGCGTTGTTGTTGGACCCCACTGACAGTGAGATCATCAATAATTTAGGATATGCCCAGAATATGCGATTGGATGCCATTGAAGAAATGCCAAAAACCGAAATCTCCCAAATCTACAATACGGTAGTGAACCTTTTTTCTTTTGACCAATGGGCCTATTTGGCAGTTACCCTCATCTTTTTGTTCGTACTAGCCTATTTAGCATATTTTTTTCTCCGATATGCCAATCAAAAACGAATAGCTTTTGTAACCAGTATCTTTTCACTGGCTTTGGCGGTGGTATGTGTATTAATGGCCTACCTACAATTCCAAGGGTTTAAAAACGATAACCCTGCCATAGTTTTTAGTAAGGAAGTTCAGGTTTCCTCCGAACCCAATTACAATAGCGAAAATGTTTTTACCTTACATGAAGGCACCAAAGTTAACGTTATGGACCATTTGGACGATTGGAGTAAAATAAGGATAGCAGACGGCCAAACTGGATGGTTGTTGACCGATAATATTAAGTTGTTAAAGGATTTTTAA
- a CDS encoding SulP family inorganic anion transporter: MFKYIKNDLPASIVVFFVALPLCLGIALASGAPLFSGLIAGIIGGIVVGSLSGSQIGVSGPAAGLAAIVLTAIGTLGGYQNFLVAVVLGGIIQIIFGLLKAGVIAYYFPSSVIKGMLTGIGIIIILKQIPHFFGYDSDPEGDFAFFQVDGENTFSEIINSINFISPGATIIAVIALAILILWDRVLSKKAKIFQLIQGPLVAVVLGIVYFVITQDNPSWAISKEHLVSVPVPDSLESFAGLLSFPNFSAISNPEVWITAFTVALVASLETLLCVEATDKLDPEKRVTPTNRELLAQGVGNTFSGLVGGLPVTQVIVRSSANIQSGGKTKASAIIHGFFLLASVMLIPTLLNMIPLSVLAAILFIVGFKLAKPSLFKTMYDAGWKQFVPFVVTVVGIVFTDLLIGIGLGLGVGIVVILIKSYQNSHFLHIEDKSNGAHKIKMTLAEEVTFFNKGAILKELDRIPENSYLELDVRKTRYLDNDIVEILEDFSSKAKSRNIDIKLISERGEVENPPSYIEFFNLRPKKSA; this comes from the coding sequence ATGTTCAAGTATATTAAAAACGACTTGCCTGCCAGTATTGTGGTCTTTTTTGTGGCACTTCCCCTTTGTTTGGGTATTGCCCTGGCCAGTGGCGCTCCTCTATTTTCCGGACTTATTGCCGGTATTATAGGGGGTATTGTGGTAGGTTCACTCAGTGGTTCCCAAATTGGGGTAAGCGGACCGGCCGCAGGACTTGCCGCTATAGTATTGACAGCAATCGGCACCCTGGGGGGTTATCAAAATTTCCTGGTGGCCGTAGTTTTGGGTGGAATCATCCAAATTATCTTCGGATTGCTAAAAGCCGGGGTAATTGCCTATTACTTTCCCTCCTCGGTGATCAAAGGAATGCTTACCGGAATTGGGATTATCATCATTCTAAAACAAATTCCCCACTTTTTCGGCTATGACTCCGATCCTGAAGGAGATTTTGCATTCTTTCAAGTAGATGGTGAAAACACCTTTAGTGAAATTATTAATTCCATTAATTTTATTAGCCCTGGGGCCACCATAATTGCTGTGATAGCATTGGCCATCCTTATTTTATGGGACAGGGTCTTGAGTAAAAAAGCAAAAATATTTCAGCTGATACAAGGTCCCTTAGTAGCTGTGGTATTGGGAATTGTTTATTTTGTAATTACCCAAGACAACCCTTCGTGGGCTATTTCAAAAGAGCATTTGGTAAGTGTTCCCGTTCCCGATAGCCTTGAATCTTTTGCCGGCTTGTTGAGTTTTCCCAATTTCTCGGCCATTTCAAATCCAGAGGTTTGGATCACTGCCTTTACCGTTGCATTGGTAGCCAGTTTGGAAACCCTATTGTGTGTTGAGGCCACTGATAAATTAGATCCCGAAAAACGAGTAACCCCTACCAATAGGGAGTTATTGGCCCAAGGGGTGGGGAACACCTTCTCCGGTTTGGTTGGTGGTTTGCCCGTAACCCAGGTTATTGTGCGTAGTTCAGCCAACATACAGTCTGGAGGTAAAACCAAAGCTTCCGCCATTATCCATGGCTTTTTCTTGTTGGCATCTGTTATGTTGATTCCAACATTACTTAATATGATACCATTATCCGTTTTGGCGGCGATTCTATTTATTGTAGGTTTTAAATTGGCCAAACCAAGTTTGTTCAAGACCATGTACGATGCTGGTTGGAAACAGTTTGTCCCTTTTGTGGTGACTGTAGTGGGCATTGTGTTCACTGATTTATTGATAGGAATTGGGTTAGGATTGGGTGTTGGTATTGTGGTCATCTTGATCAAAAGCTATCAAAACTCCCACTTTCTCCATATTGAAGATAAAAGCAATGGAGCACACAAAATAAAAATGACCTTGGCCGAAGAAGTAACTTTCTTCAACAAGGGAGCGATCTTGAAGGAGCTTGATCGTATACCAGAAAACTCCTATCTTGAATTGGATGTTCGAAAGACCAGATATTTGGACAATGATATTGTAGAAATCTTGGAAGATTTTTCAAGCAAGGCCAAAAGTAGGAATATTGATATAAAACTTATTTCTGAGAGAGGGGAGGTTGAAAACCCCCCGAGTTATATAGAATTTTTTAATCTAAGACCGAAAAAATCGGCATAA
- a CDS encoding carbonic anhydrase family protein: MKAHTKETQATMTPQKALQFLKEGNERFQQNLKANRNLLEQVNDTKDGQFPFATILSCIDSRVSAELVFDQGLGDIFSVRIAGNFINEDILGSMEFGCKLAGTKAIVVLGHTSCGAIKGACDHARLGNLTKLINKIEPAVAAVPEPADEALRTSKNLDFVDAVAIKNVEMAIADIRKRSEVLKEMEDNGEIAIVGAMYDISDGKVTFL; this comes from the coding sequence ATGAAAGCACACACCAAAGAAACACAAGCCACCATGACGCCCCAAAAAGCGCTCCAGTTTTTGAAGGAGGGCAATGAGCGTTTTCAACAGAATTTAAAGGCCAACAGAAATCTTTTAGAGCAAGTAAATGATACTAAAGATGGCCAATTTCCATTTGCGACCATTCTAAGTTGTATTGATTCCAGAGTCTCCGCTGAATTGGTTTTTGATCAAGGCCTTGGAGACATTTTTAGTGTAAGGATTGCGGGTAATTTTATAAACGAGGATATTTTGGGCAGTATGGAGTTTGGCTGTAAATTGGCCGGAACCAAGGCAATTGTTGTTCTAGGCCATACCAGTTGTGGTGCCATAAAAGGCGCTTGTGACCATGCACGCCTGGGCAACCTTACCAAACTCATCAATAAGATTGAGCCTGCAGTTGCAGCTGTTCCAGAACCAGCAGATGAAGCTTTGAGAACATCCAAGAACCTTGATTTTGTGGATGCCGTCGCCATTAAAAACGTTGAAATGGCCATAGCGGATATCCGGAAAAGAAGTGAGGTCCTAAAAGAGATGGAGGACAATGGAGAAATTGCCATTGTGGGTGCCATGTACGACATCTCGGATGGTAAAGTGACATTTTTGTAG
- a CDS encoding SulP family inorganic anion transporter yields the protein MFKHLKGDLFGGITAGIVALPLALAFGVSSGLGPSAGLYGAIFISFFAALFGGTNTQISGPTAPMTAVSMVVIAGIVAINDGDINQALPAILTIFLLAGLMQIGLGLIGLGKYIKYIPYPVVSGFMTAIGVIILVTQILPAVGYYPKEDDTYVDQFMPEAEERILENILQEEAGEGILVLENFEETIRRAKNITSADMQKEASTLAAKDASGVVGTFRVLPRALMNINWLELGLALATILIIYGFKRITTAVPSTLVALIVVSGAAFGFGLEYRPIEQIPSGLPIPNLEIFTGFQLSSITPYIFTALTLALLGAIDSLLTSVVADNMTQTKHKPNKELVGQGIGNSIAAVFGGLPGAGATIRTVVNINSGGKTKLSGMIAGVLLLIILLALGPVASQIPAAVLAGILVTVGIGVMDYRGLKAIPHLPKDIKLGPLKLSSEVIIMLVVMVLSSVWNLVYAVGIGLVIASLMFMKKIGDLTAQRSDVKPLREEAWSDEKNLPAKIKEEVFIKHIKGPLFFGSTNEFQQLASQIPHNASTVVIRMGRMQYMDQSGLYAMEDVLQDLLRKDITVLLVNILDQPKYMMERIDIIPDLIPHEHIFENFKSCMAWIGDNNKPES from the coding sequence ATGTTTAAACATTTAAAGGGAGATTTATTTGGAGGCATTACCGCAGGAATCGTGGCATTACCTTTAGCACTTGCTTTTGGGGTAAGCTCCGGACTTGGCCCCAGTGCCGGTTTATATGGCGCTATTTTCATAAGTTTTTTTGCAGCCCTTTTTGGAGGCACCAATACTCAAATTTCTGGCCCCACGGCACCTATGACTGCCGTAAGTATGGTGGTTATTGCGGGAATAGTGGCCATAAATGATGGGGACATCAACCAAGCCCTACCAGCTATCCTAACAATTTTTCTTTTGGCTGGACTTATGCAAATAGGTCTCGGGCTCATCGGCTTGGGAAAATATATTAAGTACATTCCATACCCCGTGGTCTCCGGATTCATGACCGCCATTGGAGTCATCATTTTAGTCACACAAATACTGCCCGCCGTAGGCTATTACCCCAAGGAAGATGACACATATGTAGACCAGTTTATGCCCGAGGCAGAGGAAAGAATCTTAGAGAATATACTCCAAGAAGAAGCTGGCGAAGGCATTCTGGTTTTGGAGAATTTTGAGGAGACCATTAGAAGAGCCAAAAATATTACTTCAGCTGACATGCAAAAGGAAGCCAGTACCTTGGCGGCCAAGGATGCTTCTGGGGTTGTTGGCACATTTAGAGTGCTGCCCCGTGCCCTAATGAATATAAACTGGTTGGAACTTGGACTTGCTTTGGCCACCATTCTTATCATTTATGGTTTTAAACGCATTACCACAGCTGTTCCCAGTACTTTAGTGGCCCTTATTGTTGTTTCTGGAGCCGCTTTTGGATTTGGATTGGAGTATCGCCCTATTGAGCAGATTCCAAGTGGATTGCCCATTCCCAATTTGGAAATCTTCACTGGCTTTCAGCTTAGCTCAATTACCCCCTATATTTTTACGGCTCTTACCTTGGCCTTGCTCGGAGCCATTGACTCCTTGCTTACCTCAGTGGTAGCCGATAACATGACCCAAACCAAGCACAAACCCAATAAAGAATTGGTGGGGCAAGGCATTGGAAACAGTATTGCTGCCGTTTTTGGAGGCCTTCCCGGAGCGGGGGCCACCATCAGAACCGTGGTCAACATTAATTCGGGAGGCAAAACAAAACTATCCGGTATGATCGCTGGTGTCCTACTCCTTATCATTTTATTGGCCCTTGGGCCGGTGGCATCCCAAATTCCCGCTGCAGTTTTGGCTGGTATCTTGGTGACAGTGGGTATCGGGGTAATGGATTATAGGGGATTAAAAGCGATTCCCCATCTTCCCAAAGACATAAAACTGGGACCATTAAAGCTGAGTTCAGAAGTGATTATTATGTTGGTTGTGATGGTGCTTTCTTCAGTATGGAACCTTGTTTATGCCGTTGGAATTGGCTTGGTGATCGCCTCCTTAATGTTCATGAAAAAAATTGGGGACCTTACCGCACAAAGATCCGATGTTAAACCCCTGCGCGAAGAAGCATGGTCCGATGAAAAAAATCTTCCGGCCAAAATCAAGGAAGAAGTTTTTATAAAACATATTAAAGGCCCCTTGTTTTTTGGCTCTACCAATGAGTTTCAGCAGTTGGCCTCCCAAATTCCCCATAACGCTTCAACCGTAGTCATCCGAATGGGAAGAATGCAGTATATGGACCAATCTGGATTGTATGCCATGGAAGATGTACTGCAAGATCTTTTGCGAAAAGACATCACTGTGCTTTTGGTCAATATTTTGGACCAACCCAAATATATGATGGAGCGTATTGATATTATCCCCGATCTCATCCCCCATGAACATATCTTTGAAAATTTCAAATCTTGTATGGCCTGGATAGGTGACAATAATAAACCCGAATCATAG
- a CDS encoding membrane protein, with protein sequence MSFLRFPNDSGPIYLETVEGRLPVEPFNTYSNLVFLVLLVYWGTKIYKNPKQHLFLAWVLPVIAISYVGGTIYHATRSHEFWLKLDWMPIMLLCAALVIYFTFKLVQVWWGRALLIVLLLGASFLLRILPIPSSWRISLGYIITAITILLPLVWYLVRTQGGNLVLVILSFAIFGIAIFFRSIDLTQTFFPMGTHWLWHFFGGVAVHFLIAYIFKDNLLNLSANTAIKHD encoded by the coding sequence ATGTCCTTCCTAAGATTTCCTAACGATTCAGGACCCATTTATTTGGAAACGGTTGAAGGTAGGTTGCCTGTGGAGCCCTTCAATACCTACAGTAACCTTGTTTTTTTGGTCCTTTTGGTGTATTGGGGAACCAAAATCTATAAAAATCCCAAACAACACCTTTTCTTGGCATGGGTGCTCCCTGTAATTGCCATAAGCTATGTTGGAGGCACAATTTACCATGCCACTCGTAGCCATGAATTCTGGCTTAAACTGGACTGGATGCCCATTATGCTTTTATGTGCGGCATTGGTCATCTACTTTACCTTTAAATTGGTACAAGTTTGGTGGGGGCGTGCACTTTTGATTGTTCTGCTTTTGGGAGCATCTTTCTTGTTACGAATTCTTCCCATTCCCAGCTCGTGGCGAATTTCTTTGGGCTACATTATCACAGCAATAACCATTTTGCTTCCCTTGGTTTGGTATTTGGTAAGAACCCAGGGGGGAAATCTAGTTTTGGTCATCCTTTCCTTTGCAATTTTTGGAATTGCGATTTTCTTCAGAAGCATTGATCTTACCCAGACTTTCTTTCCCATGGGCACCCATTGGTTATGGCATTTTTTTGGTGGTGTTGCAGTACATTTTCTTATTGCCTACATATTCAAGGACAATTTGCTAAATTTGTCCGCCAATACAGCCATCAAACATGATTGA
- the pheS gene encoding phenylalanine--tRNA ligase subunit alpha, producing the protein MIDTIKEHLAEVEKFTSTSKDEIEAFRIKYLGKKGLLNGFFAEFKNVPNEEKKEFGQVVNQLKNAATDKVNALKTALENQVEAKGKYGDLTRPGEPIALGARHPISIVKNQIIDIFSRIGFNVSEGPEIEDDWHNFTALNLPEYHPARDMQDTFFIQTDPDILLRTHTSSVQVRYMESHKPPIRTISPGRVYRNEAISARSHCFFHQVEGLYVDKNVSFADLKQTLQYFTSEMFGKSKIRLRPSYFPFTEPSAEVDVYWGLETETDYRMTKGTGWLEIMGCGMVDPNVLKNCGIDPDVYSGFAFGMGIDRIALLLNQISDIRLLSENDVRFLEQFKSAF; encoded by the coding sequence ATGATTGATACCATTAAGGAGCATTTGGCTGAAGTGGAGAAATTCACCTCAACCTCAAAAGATGAAATTGAAGCTTTCCGAATCAAGTATTTGGGAAAAAAGGGACTTTTGAACGGCTTTTTTGCTGAGTTCAAAAACGTGCCCAATGAAGAAAAGAAAGAGTTCGGTCAGGTAGTCAATCAATTGAAAAATGCCGCAACGGATAAAGTAAATGCACTAAAAACCGCACTTGAAAACCAAGTGGAGGCCAAAGGCAAATATGGTGATCTTACCCGTCCCGGTGAGCCCATTGCCTTGGGAGCTCGGCATCCCATATCCATTGTTAAAAATCAAATCATCGATATTTTCTCAAGAATAGGGTTCAATGTTTCAGAAGGACCCGAAATTGAAGACGATTGGCATAATTTCACGGCACTGAACCTTCCAGAATACCATCCTGCACGGGATATGCAGGACACTTTCTTTATTCAAACAGACCCGGATATTTTACTTCGGACACATACCTCATCGGTACAAGTGCGCTACATGGAAAGCCATAAACCGCCCATCCGTACCATTTCTCCCGGAAGGGTTTATCGGAACGAAGCTATCTCTGCCCGCTCGCACTGTTTTTTCCACCAGGTGGAAGGTCTTTATGTGGACAAGAACGTGTCTTTCGCTGATTTGAAGCAGACACTGCAGTATTTCACTTCCGAAATGTTCGGAAAATCAAAGATTAGATTGCGCCCGTCCTATTTCCCGTTTACGGAACCCAGCGCCGAGGTTGATGTGTATTGGGGACTGGAAACCGAAACCGACTACCGCATGACCAAGGGAACGGGTTGGTTGGAAATTATGGGCTGCGGAATGGTAGACCCCAATGTCTTGAAGAACTGTGGAATTGACCCCGATGTCTACTCTGGCTTTGCCTTTGGCATGGGAATAGACCGTATTGCCCTGCTCCTCAATCAAATTTCAGATATTCGCTTGTTGAGCGAAAATGATGTCCGCTTTTTGGAACAATTCAAAAGCGCATTTTAG
- a CDS encoding GbsR/MarR family transcriptional regulator has translation MEKTKDELIETLGVHLEVENNLPPLAARIYAILVLTNEDGLTFDDCLEKRGASKSSISTSLNLLLNMGIVTYFTKPGDRRRYFTLAERKTFFLSKLEENLKRIEKEKEIFALVQNYFKNNSPKKYEDSKAKTSVYLDYITKHEVLLKEQIEKYQEHL, from the coding sequence ATGGAAAAAACCAAAGATGAGTTGATAGAAACCTTGGGGGTCCATCTTGAGGTTGAGAACAATCTGCCACCACTTGCAGCTCGGATTTATGCCATTTTGGTCTTGACCAATGAAGATGGGCTAACTTTTGATGACTGTCTGGAAAAAAGAGGTGCCAGTAAAAGTTCCATATCCACATCACTAAATCTGCTGTTGAACATGGGCATTGTCACCTACTTCACAAAACCCGGTGACCGCAGGCGCTATTTTACCCTTGCCGAACGCAAGACATTCTTTCTTTCCAAATTGGAGGAAAATCTAAAGCGTATTGAAAAAGAAAAGGAAATCTTCGCCTTGGTCCAGAATTATTTTAAAAACAACAGCCCTAAAAAATATGAAGATAGCAAGGCCAAAACCAGCGTATACTTGGATTACATCACCAAACATGAAGTGCTTTTAAAAGAACAGATAGAAAAATATCAAGAACATCTTTGA